One part of the Corynebacterium aurimucosum ATCC 700975 genome encodes these proteins:
- a CDS encoding DUF2891 family protein, which translates to MPIQPSIFSSFSRPRRNSGWNRWQARCARLLPAFFGDDHNYPLEWELSGHDFLSNGLSEALLMSRVLPDFPHWFDGFLPHRAKALDFLTQIPEVLDPTDGRLSHLYGLALTRAWMLVELAAHFDASVLSRAHTLAVSAHPQLVDGHFMSTHWLITYALRFQLAVEGRPVSELR; encoded by the coding sequence ATTCCAATACAGCCTTCAATCTTTTCCTCATTCTCGAGGCCGCGGAGAAACTCGGGCTGGAATCGCTGGCAAGCTCGGTGCGCGAGGCTGCTGCCCGCCTTTTTTGGCGACGACCACAACTACCCGCTCGAATGGGAGCTGTCTGGGCACGATTTCCTGTCCAACGGGCTATCGGAAGCGCTGCTCATGTCGCGCGTGCTGCCAGACTTCCCACACTGGTTCGACGGCTTTCTTCCCCACCGCGCCAAAGCTTTGGACTTTCTTACACAAATCCCTGAGGTGCTCGACCCAACCGATGGCCGCCTATCCCACCTCTACGGCTTGGCACTGACCAGGGCATGGATGCTGGTTGAGCTCGCCGCGCATTTCGACGCTTCCGTCCTGTCACGCGCTCACACACTCGCGGTCAGTGCGCACCCGCAGCTTGTCGACGGCCACTTCATGTCCACCCACTGGCTCATCACCTACGCACTTCGTTTTCAGCTCGCAGTTGAGGGAAGGCCCGTGAGTGAGCTTCGGTAA
- a CDS encoding DUF559 domain-containing protein yields the protein MNDSEKLIYLRSLPNEHQVWRGLANGSIIRLTSQYAISRDFYAKLPRHRQQLIDIRAVGLSAHNAVVVGVSAARLLGLWTLPPVGERVSVARLSKSVPRRQVWGDKVSYRKMAIPSEHILTNEGVRCTSVARTCLDIARLWSFAEGLMAMDCALRRRLVSVDELRRMAVELGRVKGIAAAREAVKYASSLPEAPYESWARALIIEAGLGNKIRLQCELPGGFRPDLLVGDNLVVEIDGAVKYDGETFGKPTDAVIRAERQREKHIQNMGFVVLRFTPAELLQEKGRVVSEIRSALEGLQRRQSA from the coding sequence ATGAATGATTCTGAAAAGCTCATCTATCTTCGTTCCCTTCCCAATGAGCACCAAGTATGGCGCGGTTTAGCAAATGGTTCCATCATTCGGCTAACATCCCAATACGCAATTTCGCGTGATTTCTACGCAAAGCTTCCGAGACACCGCCAGCAGCTTATCGATATTCGGGCGGTAGGGCTTAGCGCACACAATGCAGTGGTAGTCGGGGTATCGGCGGCACGTCTCTTAGGGCTTTGGACGCTTCCGCCAGTTGGTGAGCGGGTGTCGGTAGCGCGTCTTTCTAAGTCGGTTCCGAGGAGGCAGGTTTGGGGAGACAAAGTTAGCTATCGCAAAATGGCAATTCCCTCTGAGCATATTCTGACGAATGAGGGCGTTAGGTGCACGTCCGTTGCACGCACGTGTCTTGATATTGCGCGTTTATGGTCTTTCGCTGAAGGTCTTATGGCTATGGACTGCGCGTTGCGGCGAAGGCTCGTGAGTGTCGATGAACTAAGGAGAATGGCGGTTGAGCTTGGCAGAGTTAAAGGAATTGCAGCTGCCAGGGAGGCGGTTAAGTATGCAAGTTCTCTGCCAGAAGCTCCGTATGAATCATGGGCTCGTGCGCTCATTATTGAAGCCGGATTAGGTAACAAAATTCGACTGCAGTGTGAATTGCCCGGTGGCTTTCGCCCTGATCTTCTTGTTGGAGATAACCTTGTCGTCGAAATTGATGGTGCCGTGAAATATGACGGCGAAACATTCGGCAAGCCCACTGACGCAGTTATTCGGGCAGAACGACAACGCGAGAAACATATTCAGAACATGGGCTTTGTAGTCCTGCGGTTTACTCCCGCTGAATTGCTTCAAGAGAAAGGGCGGGTAGTTAGTGAGATTCGGAGTGCCCTGGAGGGATTGCAGCGGCGCCAGTCGGCTTAA
- a CDS encoding DUF2200 domain-containing protein — translation MSHRIFSVPFTDIYPHYVKKVERKGRTVSELHEVITWLTGYSVEGLERVREQKITLEDFFEQAPHLTPSRSLITGSICGHRVQDIEDPLMQNIRYMDKLVDELARGKAMEKILRG, via the coding sequence ATGTCTCACCGCATCTTTTCCGTGCCCTTCACCGATATCTATCCGCACTACGTTAAGAAGGTAGAGCGCAAAGGCAGGACTGTCAGCGAGCTCCACGAAGTCATCACCTGGCTTACCGGCTACTCGGTTGAAGGACTCGAGCGGGTCCGGGAGCAAAAGATCACCCTCGAGGATTTTTTCGAGCAGGCCCCGCACCTGACCCCATCCCGCTCCCTCATCACCGGCAGCATCTGCGGGCACCGTGTCCAGGACATCGAGGACCCGCTGATGCAGAACATTCGGTACATGGACAAGCTCGTTGATGAACTCGCCAGGGGAAAAGCCATGGAGAAAATCCTTCGTGGCTAA
- a CDS encoding NRAMP family divalent metal transporter, giving the protein MAGAMFLMATSAIGPGFLTQTSVFTVQMGAAFAFAIALSIIVDIAIQLNVWRVLAISGMRANELGNTVLPGLGWFLAILVFIGGVVFNIGNIAGSGLGLNAMLGIDARIGGLIASAIAIFIFLSKRAGVALDRIVAALGAIMILLMLYVAIVSQPPVGEALKNTVMPESIDFFVITTLIGGTVGGYITFAGAHRLIDSGLSGPENVGAITRTSVLGIIVTGIMRVLLFLAVLGVVSTGVALSEDNTAADAFRHAAGEFGLRAFGVVLFAAGLSSVIGASYTSITFVTTQKVNPRTRNFLTVGFIVVCAILFAILNSAPQKLLIFAGAFNGIILPIAFAMVMWVAFKRHDLTHGVKQPMWLLIAGVLALVLEIFIGVKSISGIVDLWA; this is encoded by the coding sequence ATGGCCGGCGCCATGTTCCTCATGGCCACCTCCGCCATCGGTCCCGGCTTTTTGACCCAAACTTCCGTCTTCACCGTCCAGATGGGCGCGGCCTTCGCCTTCGCCATTGCGCTGTCGATCATCGTCGACATCGCCATTCAGCTGAACGTGTGGCGCGTGCTTGCCATCTCCGGCATGCGTGCCAACGAGCTGGGCAACACCGTTCTGCCTGGCCTCGGATGGTTCCTCGCCATCCTGGTCTTCATCGGCGGCGTTGTCTTCAATATCGGCAACATCGCCGGCTCCGGCTTGGGCCTGAACGCCATGCTCGGCATTGATGCCCGCATCGGTGGCCTCATTGCTTCCGCCATCGCCATCTTCATCTTCCTGTCCAAGCGCGCAGGCGTCGCGCTCGACCGCATCGTCGCTGCGTTGGGCGCCATCATGATTCTGCTCATGCTCTACGTGGCGATTGTCTCCCAGCCGCCGGTGGGCGAGGCCCTGAAGAACACCGTCATGCCGGAGAGCATCGACTTCTTTGTCATCACCACCCTTATCGGTGGCACAGTGGGCGGCTACATCACCTTCGCCGGCGCACACCGCCTCATCGACTCGGGCCTGTCCGGCCCGGAGAACGTCGGCGCGATTACTAGAACTTCAGTGCTCGGTATCATCGTCACCGGCATCATGCGCGTGCTGCTCTTCCTCGCGGTCCTGGGCGTTGTGTCTACCGGTGTTGCGCTCTCTGAGGACAACACGGCCGCCGATGCTTTCCGCCACGCTGCTGGCGAGTTCGGTCTCCGTGCCTTCGGTGTTGTTCTCTTCGCCGCCGGCCTGTCCTCCGTCATCGGCGCGTCCTATACTTCCATCACCTTCGTGACCACCCAGAAGGTCAACCCGCGGACCCGCAACTTCCTCACCGTCGGATTCATCGTTGTCTGCGCGATCCTCTTCGCTATCCTCAACTCCGCACCGCAGAAACTGCTCATCTTCGCGGGTGCTTTCAACGGCATCATCCTGCCCATCGCTTTCGCCATGGTGATGTGGGTGGCCTTCAAGCGCCACGACCTCACCCACGGTGTCAAGCAGCCGATGTGGCTGCTCATCGCCGGTGTCCTGGCGCTCGTATTGGAAATCTTCATCGGCGTTAAATCCATCTCGGGAATTGTTGACCTATGGGCATGA
- a CDS encoding 5-oxoprolinase subunit PxpA — MSALHIDLNADLGETTAGNPVADDAAMLQLVSSANVATGFHAGDPHSIAGTLKAAAEAGVTVGAHVGYNDPAAFGRRFIDYAPAELADEVTYQIGALQALAQANGTQVAYVKPHGAMYNTIVHHEAQAHAVIDGIKAFGDLPVMLLPGGIAVDFAEKKGLTVIREAFADRNYNPDGTLVSRREANAVMGDEGDVVKRVLEVAETGSITAIDGSVLNVDAQSVCTHGDSPGAVELLRGVVKELQARGIEIRSAI; from the coding sequence ATGAGCGCGCTGCACATAGACCTCAACGCTGACCTCGGCGAAACCACCGCCGGCAACCCCGTTGCCGATGACGCCGCGATGCTCCAGCTCGTCTCCTCCGCCAACGTCGCCACCGGCTTCCACGCCGGCGACCCGCACTCCATCGCGGGCACCCTCAAGGCGGCCGCAGAAGCGGGAGTCACCGTCGGCGCACACGTTGGATACAACGACCCAGCAGCATTCGGGCGCCGCTTCATCGATTACGCACCTGCCGAGCTTGCCGACGAAGTCACTTACCAAATCGGTGCCCTCCAGGCCTTGGCCCAGGCCAACGGAACCCAGGTGGCCTACGTCAAGCCGCACGGCGCGATGTACAACACCATCGTCCACCACGAGGCCCAGGCCCACGCGGTTATCGACGGCATCAAGGCCTTCGGCGACCTCCCCGTCATGCTACTGCCCGGCGGCATCGCCGTCGATTTCGCCGAAAAGAAGGGACTCACCGTCATCCGCGAGGCCTTCGCTGACCGCAACTACAACCCCGATGGCACGCTCGTCTCACGGCGAGAGGCGAATGCGGTGATGGGTGATGAGGGGGACGTCGTCAAGCGCGTGCTCGAGGTCGCTGAAACCGGATCCATCACCGCCATCGATGGCTCCGTGCTCAACGTGGATGCACAGTCGGTGTGCACGCACGGTGATTCGCCCGGTGCGGTAGAGCTGCTGCGCGGTGTAGTCAAGGAACTGCAGGCGCGCGGAATTGAGATTCGGAGCGCCATCTGA
- a CDS encoding putative hydro-lyase, whose amino-acid sequence MGMMQTPAEVRAFARTHDMTTTAGHASGFMQANLIALPREYAFDFLLFAQRNPKPCPIVGVLEAGQFASELIPGGDIRTDIPAYNIYEDGQLTQTLDDASPFYSDDIVSFLIGCSFTFENALVENGISIAHIDQGRNVPMYRTTIPCAPAGAFSGPMVVSMRPILANQVSDAVRITSRYPGVHGAPVHVGDPAAIGIEDLSQPDFGEAVDIPEGTIPVFWACGVTPQAIVMNSRPSLAITHAPGKMLVTDIPDRDFLIP is encoded by the coding sequence ATGGGCATGATGCAGACTCCCGCAGAGGTGCGCGCCTTTGCTCGCACACACGATATGACCACCACCGCCGGCCACGCCAGCGGCTTCATGCAGGCGAACCTCATCGCGCTGCCGCGTGAGTACGCCTTCGACTTCCTTCTCTTCGCACAGCGCAATCCCAAGCCGTGCCCCATCGTCGGTGTGCTGGAGGCAGGGCAGTTCGCCTCGGAGCTCATCCCGGGCGGGGATATCCGCACCGACATCCCCGCCTACAACATTTACGAGGACGGCCAGCTCACGCAGACGCTTGACGACGCTTCCCCGTTCTACTCCGACGACATCGTCTCCTTCCTCATCGGTTGTTCCTTTACCTTTGAGAATGCGCTTGTGGAAAACGGCATTTCCATCGCTCACATTGATCAGGGCCGCAACGTGCCGATGTATCGCACCACGATTCCCTGTGCGCCGGCGGGCGCCTTCTCCGGGCCGATGGTGGTCTCCATGCGGCCCATCCTCGCGAACCAGGTTTCCGATGCCGTCCGCATCACCTCCCGCTACCCGGGCGTCCATGGCGCCCCAGTTCACGTGGGCGACCCAGCGGCCATCGGCATCGAGGACTTGTCGCAGCCCGATTTCGGCGAAGCCGTCGACATCCCGGAGGGCACCATCCCGGTCTTCTGGGCGTGCGGCGTGACTCCGCAGGCCATCGTGATGAATTCGCGGCCCAGCCTGGCGATCACGCATGCCCCGGGCAAGATGCTCGTCACCGATATCCCGGACCGCGATTTCCTCATCCCTTAA
- a CDS encoding acetyl/propionyl/methylcrotonyl-CoA carboxylase subunit alpha has protein sequence MISAVLIANRGEIAVRIARTARDLGIRSIAIYSEADAGALHTQVADEAYALPGNSAADTYMNIPALLDIAVRAGADAIHPGYGFLSENADFARTVAEAGLTWIGPSPESIELLGDKIAARRVAEEVGAPLAPGTSDPIDDWQEARAFAEEHGLPIAIKAAYGGGGRGLKVVENLEDIEAAFNSAGREAKEAFGRAECYVEKFLTHPRHVEAQILADTHGNVAVLGTRDCSTQRRFQKLIEEAPAPALSDEQRTGIHEGARAICAKVGYTGAGTVEYIVSEDGTISFLEVNTRVQVEHPVTEMVTGVDIIAEQFRIASGDPLSFLSDAPASDTSSPSEAHASDASDPEMNGHAFEFRINAEDILNGFAPCPGTIVRFEPPTGPGIRVDSGVRSGSIVPPYYDSLVAKLLVWGPTREIALKRAQQALQEFDIEGVRTVLPFHRDMVSSQVLVDHGDADAAAGIYTDWLDHNYRPSAEATSATVPVEAIYAQRTRVALEIDGKLVSVGFPTDMLSQGPVRGASASVASGASSSGNEVTCPYEANLVAWNVEDGEAVEEGQAIATIEAMKMESAVKAPAAGKLSRAAKEGSRLEPGAVIATIS, from the coding sequence ATGATCTCTGCAGTCCTTATTGCTAACCGCGGCGAGATCGCCGTCCGCATCGCCCGCACCGCGCGTGACTTAGGCATTCGCTCCATCGCCATTTATTCCGAAGCCGATGCCGGCGCCCTGCACACCCAGGTGGCTGATGAAGCCTATGCGCTGCCCGGCAACTCCGCGGCGGATACCTACATGAATATCCCGGCGCTTCTCGATATCGCCGTGCGCGCCGGCGCTGACGCTATCCACCCCGGTTATGGCTTCCTCTCGGAGAACGCCGACTTTGCTCGCACCGTGGCGGAGGCCGGCCTGACGTGGATTGGTCCCTCGCCGGAATCCATCGAGCTGCTCGGTGACAAGATTGCCGCGCGCCGCGTGGCCGAGGAGGTCGGCGCCCCGCTGGCACCGGGTACCTCCGATCCCATCGATGACTGGCAGGAGGCCCGCGCCTTCGCTGAGGAGCACGGCCTGCCCATCGCTATTAAGGCTGCCTACGGCGGCGGCGGACGCGGCCTCAAGGTGGTGGAGAACCTCGAAGACATCGAGGCTGCCTTCAACTCCGCCGGCCGCGAGGCCAAAGAGGCCTTCGGGCGCGCGGAGTGCTACGTGGAGAAGTTCCTGACCCACCCGCGCCACGTTGAGGCACAGATTCTGGCCGATACGCACGGCAACGTCGCCGTGCTGGGCACCCGCGATTGCTCCACACAGCGCCGCTTCCAGAAGCTCATCGAGGAGGCCCCGGCACCTGCGCTTTCCGACGAGCAGCGCACCGGCATCCACGAGGGTGCCCGCGCCATCTGCGCGAAGGTGGGCTACACCGGTGCCGGCACGGTGGAGTACATCGTCTCCGAGGATGGCACGATTTCCTTCCTCGAGGTCAACACCCGCGTGCAGGTGGAGCACCCAGTGACCGAGATGGTCACCGGCGTGGACATCATTGCGGAGCAATTCCGCATCGCCTCCGGCGACCCCTTGTCTTTCCTATCTGACGCTCCCGCGTCAGATACCTCTTCCCCGTCTGAAGCGCACGCTTCAGACGCTTCAGACCCTGAGATGAACGGCCACGCCTTTGAATTCCGCATCAATGCCGAGGACATCCTCAACGGCTTCGCGCCGTGCCCCGGCACCATCGTGCGTTTCGAGCCGCCAACGGGTCCGGGCATCCGCGTGGATTCCGGCGTGCGCTCCGGGTCCATCGTGCCGCCCTACTATGACTCGCTCGTGGCCAAGCTGCTGGTCTGGGGACCGACCCGCGAGATCGCCCTTAAGCGCGCGCAACAGGCCCTTCAGGAATTCGACATCGAAGGTGTTCGCACCGTGCTGCCCTTCCACCGCGATATGGTCTCCTCCCAGGTCCTCGTGGACCACGGCGACGCCGATGCCGCGGCCGGCATTTACACAGACTGGCTTGACCATAACTACCGCCCTTCCGCGGAGGCTACGAGCGCTACCGTCCCCGTCGAGGCCATCTACGCGCAGCGCACCCGCGTGGCGCTGGAAATCGACGGCAAGCTGGTCAGCGTGGGCTTCCCCACCGATATGTTGTCGCAGGGGCCGGTGAGGGGGGCGTCGGCAAGCGTGGCCTCCGGTGCCAGCAGCAGTGGTAACGAAGTGACTTGCCCTTATGAGGCCAACCTCGTGGCGTGGAACGTGGAGGACGGCGAGGCGGTCGAGGAAGGCCAGGCCATCGCCACTATCGAGGCCATGAAGATGGAATCCGCGGTCAAGGCTCCCGCTGCCGGAAAGCTGAGCCGTGCGGCAAAGGAGGGTTCCAGGTTGGAACCGGGCGCGGTAATCGCCACGATTTCCTAA
- a CDS encoding 3-hydroxyacyl-CoA dehydrogenase/enoyl-CoA hydratase family protein — protein MSITKVAVIGAGSMGSGIAALCASAGMDVVLLDQNAEGAQKGVEIQLKRKGFHLPEFAERVRASDDYALLEDREWVIEAIFEDLGAKHSLYQAIEPHLSAEALLSSNTSTLPLASLLEGVPETRRDKFAITHFFNPPKVMRLVELIASGPTEAALRTTIEQTLGKIALECRDTPGFIANRVGCYWMAAGVARAREFDVSYELADASFGRAFGIPRTGIFGLLDYIGLQLVKPIWKSLETALPAGDPLLDVPLGDDPFIEGLVSRGLTGRTGEGGFYRGRNEAINASYEYVPRSALSDPVVGLKDPREVMDTDSPGGRFARAVFLDTLAYCCEVAPSIADHVGLIDEGLTLGFGWKKGIFALADAIGIDHVASAYGADVPSLVSAAAQAGGFYGEGSVLSSTGSRQELAPREGVVTLASLETETIVSLDAGAVHAVSTSAGRMGIIDLHTPMNSLPTPALEVIRAALDAVSSANLVALVIGNDKPVFSAGADLASIAAAGESGSASRVESLIADGSKTLRALKFAPVPVVAAVRGVALGGGFETALACDRIVAHADTRLGFPERTVGLYPGWTGTISSLERIKAAGVEDYHQKAFDFIASARNFSSAFEAQKAGFLSSDDVVLMSFDHVLARALCEAADLATSYTPPADASIEMYSGSPALDRDWPIDGTTENDHVIVAKLAELYTGSGSLSFTEFCEREVEFDVPLVLLPANVERAKHMAATRKPLNN, from the coding sequence ATGAGCATCACCAAGGTAGCCGTCATCGGCGCGGGTTCGATGGGTTCTGGCATTGCGGCGCTGTGTGCGTCGGCGGGCATGGACGTCGTGCTGCTGGACCAGAACGCGGAGGGTGCCCAGAAGGGCGTCGAGATCCAGCTCAAGCGCAAGGGTTTCCACCTGCCGGAGTTCGCCGAGCGTGTGCGCGCCAGCGATGACTACGCCCTGCTGGAGGACCGCGAGTGGGTCATCGAGGCCATCTTCGAGGACCTGGGCGCCAAGCATTCGCTCTATCAGGCCATCGAGCCTCATTTGTCCGCGGAGGCTCTGTTGAGTTCCAATACCTCGACCCTGCCTCTGGCTTCGCTCCTTGAGGGCGTGCCGGAGACCCGCCGCGATAAGTTCGCCATCACGCACTTCTTCAACCCGCCGAAAGTCATGCGCCTGGTGGAGCTCATCGCCTCTGGCCCGACGGAGGCTGCTCTGCGTACGACCATCGAGCAAACCCTGGGCAAGATTGCGCTCGAATGCCGCGATACCCCGGGCTTTATTGCCAACCGCGTGGGCTGCTACTGGATGGCCGCCGGCGTGGCCCGCGCCCGCGAGTTCGACGTGAGCTACGAGCTTGCCGACGCTTCCTTCGGCCGCGCCTTCGGCATCCCCCGCACCGGTATCTTCGGGCTGCTCGATTACATCGGCCTCCAGCTTGTCAAGCCGATCTGGAAGTCCCTGGAGACGGCCCTGCCGGCGGGCGATCCGCTTCTTGACGTCCCCCTCGGCGATGACCCCTTCATCGAAGGTCTCGTTTCTCGAGGGCTGACCGGCCGCACCGGCGAAGGCGGCTTCTACCGTGGCCGCAACGAGGCCATCAACGCCTCCTACGAATACGTACCCCGCTCAGCGTTGTCTGATCCCGTCGTGGGACTCAAGGATCCCCGCGAGGTCATGGACACCGACTCCCCCGGCGGCCGCTTCGCCCGCGCGGTCTTCCTCGACACGCTAGCCTACTGCTGCGAGGTCGCGCCCTCCATCGCGGACCACGTGGGCCTCATCGACGAGGGCCTGACCTTGGGCTTCGGCTGGAAGAAGGGCATCTTTGCGCTTGCCGACGCCATCGGTATCGACCATGTCGCCTCCGCTTACGGCGCAGACGTTCCGTCCTTGGTCTCGGCCGCTGCTCAGGCGGGCGGCTTTTATGGCGAGGGCTCGGTGCTCTCCTCTACCGGTTCGCGCCAGGAGCTCGCGCCACGCGAGGGCGTCGTGACCTTGGCTTCTCTTGAAACTGAGACCATCGTGTCTCTGGACGCGGGCGCGGTCCACGCGGTGTCCACGTCTGCTGGGCGCATGGGCATTATCGACCTGCATACGCCGATGAATTCTTTGCCTACCCCTGCCCTTGAAGTTATTCGCGCTGCTCTCGACGCTGTGTCCTCGGCGAATCTCGTCGCGCTGGTTATTGGCAACGACAAGCCGGTCTTCAGCGCGGGTGCTGACCTGGCTTCTATTGCGGCTGCGGGCGAATCGGGTTCTGCTTCGCGCGTCGAATCTTTGATTGCGGATGGCTCGAAGACCCTGCGTGCACTCAAGTTCGCTCCAGTTCCCGTCGTAGCGGCTGTGCGTGGCGTGGCCTTGGGCGGCGGCTTTGAAACTGCGCTGGCCTGCGACCGCATCGTGGCTCACGCCGATACGCGCCTCGGTTTCCCGGAGCGCACCGTGGGCCTCTACCCAGGCTGGACGGGAACCATCTCCTCACTGGAGCGCATTAAGGCGGCCGGTGTCGAGGACTATCACCAGAAGGCCTTCGACTTCATTGCCTCGGCACGCAACTTCTCTTCTGCTTTCGAAGCCCAGAAGGCTGGCTTTCTCTCCTCCGATGACGTCGTACTCATGTCCTTCGACCACGTCCTCGCCCGCGCTTTGTGCGAAGCTGCCGACTTGGCGACCTCCTACACCCCGCCCGCGGACGCTTCTATCGAGATGTACTCCGGCTCCCCCGCCTTGGACCGCGACTGGCCCATCGACGGCACCACCGAAAACGACCACGTCATCGTGGCCAAGCTCGCCGAGCTGTACACCGGCTCCGGCTCGTTAAGCTTCACCGAGTTCTGCGAGCGCGAAGTGGAATTCGACGTGCCGCTGGTCCTCCTGCCGGCCAACGTGGAGCGCGCCAAACACATGGCCGCCACCCGCAAACCCCTCAACAACTAG
- a CDS encoding GntR family transcriptional regulator — MLADSVASALRAAISEGEYMPGHQLSEVRAAERFECSRNTLRESFAMLASERIVERIPHRGVFIATPDGDFVRDLYLARAAIEPAAARYATFEDPGELVRLTESAVLTDAPRPLINQRFHKQLVAGLGSPTLDRSMSHLLARMRLTFLLTLERYPQIHDNHVQANIDLAHLIAQGEREAAADACRADLMRAMESILRVL; from the coding sequence ATGCTTGCAGATTCCGTCGCCTCCGCGCTCCGCGCCGCCATCTCCGAGGGCGAGTACATGCCCGGACACCAGCTCAGCGAGGTCCGCGCGGCCGAGCGCTTCGAATGCTCCCGCAACACGCTGCGGGAGTCCTTCGCCATGCTCGCCTCCGAGCGCATCGTGGAGCGCATCCCGCACAGGGGCGTCTTCATCGCCACCCCTGACGGCGATTTCGTGCGCGATCTCTACTTGGCGCGCGCAGCCATCGAGCCGGCCGCGGCGCGCTATGCCACCTTTGAGGACCCGGGCGAGTTGGTGCGTCTGACCGAATCCGCAGTGCTTACCGACGCTCCCCGCCCCCTCATCAACCAGCGCTTCCACAAGCAGCTGGTCGCCGGTTTGGGCTCGCCGACGCTGGACCGCTCCATGTCGCACCTGCTGGCGCGCATGCGCTTGACCTTCTTGTTGACGCTGGAGCGCTACCCGCAGATTCACGATAACCACGTGCAAGCCAACATCGACTTGGCTCACCTCATCGCGCAAGGCGAGCGTGAGGCCGCCGCCGATGCCTGCCGTGCGGACTTGATGCGGGCGATGGAATCGATTCTCCGGGTGCTCTAG
- a CDS encoding 5-oxoprolinase/urea amidolyase family protein — protein sequence MQIHPVGTRALLIELEDLSQVMAWHAALDANPLKDQVDAIAAATTLLLTFATPNSAAAAAEKLQDFHPTAQAGEDPRFVEIDVLYDGEDLDEVAELMGMSREGLIDWHTSTEWLAAFGGFAPGFTYCTPADPAQNFNIERRATPRTAVPAGAVGIAGGFSAVYPRVSPGGWQLLGTTSTPMWESDAHPPALVQPGDRVRYRAVSSLPDVVSTTPFGRRTPARLPRLEVLDAGLLTLFQDQGRPGRGNLGVTPSGAADLAAAATANVAVGNPRGATVLENIGGIRLRALTDAVMCVTGAQSRVLLDDMPVHLARPVLVTAGSTVTVDPATVGLRNYIAIRGGIVADAELGSASTDVLSGLGPAPVRLGDVIGVLPRSTAMTDAQLSNPMRVREGAHGQTEGVLRCVLGPRDDWFTPESLEAFLATEWTVTAQSNRVGVRLVGPEGSVALSRARQGELPSEGMVAGSVQVPPSGEPVIFLRDHAVTGGYPVIATVLEEDIDIAAQLPPGATVRFELA from the coding sequence ATGCAGATTCACCCCGTAGGAACACGCGCGCTGCTCATCGAGCTGGAGGACTTGTCGCAGGTCATGGCGTGGCACGCGGCCCTCGACGCCAATCCGCTCAAGGACCAAGTCGATGCCATTGCTGCAGCCACGACCTTGTTGCTGACCTTTGCCACGCCGAATTCCGCCGCCGCTGCCGCCGAGAAGCTGCAGGATTTCCACCCCACCGCGCAGGCGGGCGAGGATCCGCGCTTTGTGGAGATCGACGTTCTCTATGACGGCGAAGACCTCGACGAAGTCGCCGAGTTGATGGGCATGTCACGCGAAGGCCTCATTGACTGGCACACGTCGACCGAGTGGCTCGCGGCCTTCGGCGGCTTCGCACCCGGCTTTACCTATTGCACCCCAGCGGACCCGGCACAGAACTTCAACATCGAGCGCCGCGCCACCCCGCGCACCGCGGTGCCGGCGGGTGCTGTCGGAATTGCTGGCGGTTTCTCCGCTGTCTACCCGCGCGTCTCCCCTGGCGGCTGGCAGCTGTTGGGCACTACCTCGACCCCGATGTGGGAATCTGATGCCCACCCGCCAGCGCTGGTCCAGCCAGGCGACCGCGTGCGCTACCGCGCGGTGAGCTCGCTGCCAGATGTTGTGTCGACCACGCCTTTCGGCCGCCGCACACCGGCGCGCCTGCCGCGCTTGGAGGTCCTCGATGCGGGCTTGCTCACCCTCTTCCAGGATCAGGGTCGCCCCGGCCGCGGCAACTTGGGTGTCACGCCCTCGGGTGCGGCGGACCTGGCGGCGGCTGCCACGGCCAACGTCGCGGTGGGTAACCCCCGCGGGGCCACCGTGCTGGAGAACATCGGTGGCATCCGCCTGCGCGCGCTGACCGACGCCGTCATGTGCGTCACCGGCGCCCAATCCCGCGTCCTGCTGGACGATATGCCGGTACACCTCGCGCGCCCGGTGCTCGTCACCGCTGGTTCCACGGTGACCGTGGATCCCGCGACGGTGGGCCTGCGCAACTACATCGCCATCCGCGGCGGCATCGTGGCGGATGCGGAGCTGGGCTCGGCCTCCACCGATGTGCTTTCCGGGCTGGGGCCTGCACCGGTGCGACTTGGCGACGTCATCGGTGTCCTCCCCCGCTCCACCGCGATGACCGATGCCCAACTGAGCAACCCGATGCGCGTTCGCGAAGGCGCGCACGGCCAGACCGAGGGCGTGCTGCGTTGCGTGCTCGGTCCGCGCGATGACTGGTTTACTCCCGAGAGCTTGGAGGCGTTCCTGGCCACGGAGTGGACCGTCACCGCGCAGTCCAACCGCGTGGGCGTGCGCCTGGTCGGCCCGGAGGGTTCCGTAGCGTTGAGCCGCGCCCGCCAGGGTGAGCTGCCCTCGGAGGGCATGGTGGCTGGCTCAGTCCAGGTCCCGCCGAGCGGTGAGCCCGTGATTTTCCTCCGCGATCACGCCGTAACCGGCGGCTACCCAGTCATCGCCACCGTCCTCGAAGAAGATATTGATATTGCCGCGCAGCTCCCGCCGGGGGCGACGGTCCGCTTTGAACTCGCTTAA